The proteins below are encoded in one region of Erinaceus europaeus chromosome 15, mEriEur2.1, whole genome shotgun sequence:
- the MBD1 gene encoding methyl-CpG-binding domain protein 1 isoform X13 codes for MAEASGPEPSWPLLLPVAPMAEDWLDCPALGPGWKRREVFRKSGVTCGRSDTYYQSPTGDRIRSKVELTRYLGPACDLTLFDFKQGVLCYPTPKTHPVTVPSKKRKKPSKPAKDKKRQVAPQKNEVRKETPKNETKTATAASPPSLPAPGCCENCGISFSGDGTRRQRLKTLCKDCRAQRIAFNREQRKFKREGCGECTACQVTEDCGTCTTCLLQLPRDVASGLFCKCEQRRCLRIVERSRGCGVCRGCQTREDCGRCRICLRPPRPDLRRQWKCVQRRCLRSKHGRRRGGCDPKMTTRQRSPRAQPLPPPPPPQPPESPELQPYTNNRRQNRKCGTCAACLRRMDCGHCDFCCDKPKFGGSNQKRQKCRWRQCLQFAMKRLLPSVWAEPEEGPESPPPNPRRKRPSSTRRPRVVTTKPPLVTPASQEHCAQTPMKQEAGSSFVLPPPGTDLVFLREGASSPVQVPGPAPAATETLLQVKQEKMDTPEDWTPGTAILTSPVSLPGCPSKAVDPDLPPVKQEPPDPEENKEEEHKTHPICYSAPDEEAGGAGTPVITEIFSLGGTRLRDTAVWLPRAGNRERKLDVKCGRPRTLWRPRARAGNRKGGVEPMPVSHHLQLR; via the exons CCCCACAGGAGACAGGATCCGAAGCAAAGTTGAGCTGACTCGATACCTGGGCCCTGCCTGTGACCTCACCCTCTTCGACTTCAAGCAAGGTGTCTTGTGCTATCCAACCCCCAAG ACCCATCCCGTGACTGTTCCTAGCAAGAAGCGAAAGAAGCCTTCAAAACCAGCCAAGGATAAGAAACGCCAGGTTGCACCCCAGAAGAATGAGGTCCGGAAAGAGACCCCAAAGAATGAGACCAAGACTGCCACTGCTGCATCGCCACCTTCACTCCCTGCACCTGG GTGCTGTGAGAACTGTGGAATCAGCTTCTCAGGGGATGGTACCCGAAGGCAGAGGCTCAAAACATTGTGCAAGGACTGTCGAG caCAGAGAATTGCTTTCAACCGAGAGCAGAGGAAGTTTAAG CGTGAGGGCTGTGGGGAGTGCACTGCCTGCCAGGTAACTGAGGACTGTGGGACCTGCACCACCTGCCTTCTGCAGCTGCCCCGTGATGTCGCCTCGGGGCTGTTCTGCAAGTGTGAGCAGAGACGGTGCCTCCGGATTGTAGAAAGG agccGAGGGTGTGGAGTGTGCCGTGGCTGTCAGACTCGAGAGGACTGTGGGCGCTGCCGAATCTGCCTTCGCCCTCCCCGCCCTGATCTCAGGCGCCAGTGGAAGTGTGTCCAACGGCGTTGCCTGCGG AGCAAGCATGGCCGTCGCAGGGGAGGCTGTGACCCCAAGATGACTACTCGGCAGCGTTCCCCTCGAGCCCAGCCACTGCCACCACCTCCCCCACCGCAGCCTCCGGAGTCCCCAGAGCTG CAGCCTTACACTAATAATCGTCGCCAGAACCGAAAGTGTGGGACCTGCGCGGCCTGCTTACGGCGGATGGACTGTGGCCACTGCGACTTCTGCTGCGACAAACCCAAATTCGGGGGCAGCAACCAGAAGCGCCAGAAATGTCGCTGGCGCCAATGCCTGCAGTTTGCCATG AAGCGACTGCTGCCAAGTGTCTGGGCAGAGCCTGAGGAAGGGCCTGAGTCGCCCCCACCCAATCCTCGTCGAAAGAGGCCCAGCTCTACTCGACGGCCCCGAGTGGTAACAACGAAGCCACCCTTGGTCACACCAGCAAGCCAAGAACACTGTGCACAGACTCCAATGAAGCAAGAGGCTGGCAGTAGCTTTGTGCTTCCCCCACCTGGCACAGACCTTGTGTTCTTACGGGAGGGGGCAAGCAGTCCTGTGCAGGTGCCTGGCCCGGCCCCAGCTGCCACAGAaaccctgttgcag GTGAAACAAGAGAAAATGGACACCCCGGAGGACTGGACCCCAGGCacagccatcctgacttctcctgTGTCTCTGCCTGGCTGCCCCAGCAAG GCAGTAGACCCAGAcctgccacctgtgaagcaggagCCACCAGACCCTGAGGAGAACAAGGAAGAGGAGCACAAGACTCACCCTATTTGCTACTCGGCCCCAGATGAGGAGGCAGGAGGGGCTGGCACACCTGTG ATCACGGAGATTTTCAGCCTGGGTGGAACCCGCCTCCGGGACACAGCAGTCTGGTTGCCAAG GGCAGGCAATCGAGAAAGGAAGCTGGACGTAAAGTGTGGAAGACCAAGAACACTTTGGCGCCCACGAGCACGAGCTGGAAACCGCAAGGGTGGCGTGGAACCCATGCCGGTCTCTCACCACCTCCAACTCCGATAA
- the MBD1 gene encoding methyl-CpG-binding domain protein 1 isoform X7, protein MAEASGPEPSWPLLLPVAPMAEDWLDCPALGPGWKRREVFRKSGVTCGRSDTYYQSPTGDRIRSKVELTRYLGPACDLTLFDFKQGVLCYPTPKTHPVTVPSKKRKKPSKPAKDKKRQVAPQKNEVRKETPKNETKTATAASPPSLPAPGCCENCGISFSGDGTRRQRLKTLCKDCRAQRIAFNREQRKFKREGCGECTACQVTEDCGTCTTCLLQLPRDVASGLFCKCEQRRCLRIVERSRGCGVCRGCQTREDCGRCRICLRPPRPDLRRQWKCVQRRCLRSKHGRRRGGCDPKMTTRQRSPRAQPLPPPPPPQPPESPELHPRALSPSSPAEFIYYCVDEDELQPYTNNRRQNRKCGTCAACLRRMDCGHCDFCCDKPKFGGSNQKRQKCRWRQCLQFAMKRLLPSVWAEPEEGPESPPPNPRRKRPSSTRRPRVVTTKPPLVTPASQEHCAQTPMKQEAGSSFVLPPPGTDLVFLREGASSPVQVPGPAPAATETLLQVKQEKMDTPEDWTPGTAILTSPVSLPGCPSKAVDPDLPPVKQEPPDPEENKEEEHKTHPICYSAPDEEAGGAGTPVITEIFSLGGTRLRDTAVWLPRAGNRERKLDVKCGRPRTLWRPRARAGNRKGGVEPMPVSHHLQLR, encoded by the exons CCCCACAGGAGACAGGATCCGAAGCAAAGTTGAGCTGACTCGATACCTGGGCCCTGCCTGTGACCTCACCCTCTTCGACTTCAAGCAAGGTGTCTTGTGCTATCCAACCCCCAAG ACCCATCCCGTGACTGTTCCTAGCAAGAAGCGAAAGAAGCCTTCAAAACCAGCCAAGGATAAGAAACGCCAGGTTGCACCCCAGAAGAATGAGGTCCGGAAAGAGACCCCAAAGAATGAGACCAAGACTGCCACTGCTGCATCGCCACCTTCACTCCCTGCACCTGG GTGCTGTGAGAACTGTGGAATCAGCTTCTCAGGGGATGGTACCCGAAGGCAGAGGCTCAAAACATTGTGCAAGGACTGTCGAG caCAGAGAATTGCTTTCAACCGAGAGCAGAGGAAGTTTAAG CGTGAGGGCTGTGGGGAGTGCACTGCCTGCCAGGTAACTGAGGACTGTGGGACCTGCACCACCTGCCTTCTGCAGCTGCCCCGTGATGTCGCCTCGGGGCTGTTCTGCAAGTGTGAGCAGAGACGGTGCCTCCGGATTGTAGAAAGG agccGAGGGTGTGGAGTGTGCCGTGGCTGTCAGACTCGAGAGGACTGTGGGCGCTGCCGAATCTGCCTTCGCCCTCCCCGCCCTGATCTCAGGCGCCAGTGGAAGTGTGTCCAACGGCGTTGCCTGCGG AGCAAGCATGGCCGTCGCAGGGGAGGCTGTGACCCCAAGATGACTACTCGGCAGCGTTCCCCTCGAGCCCAGCCACTGCCACCACCTCCCCCACCGCAGCCTCCGGAGTCCCCAGAGCTG CACCCCAGAGCCCTGAGCCCCTCGTCACCTGCCGAGTTCATCTATTACTGTGTAGACGAGGACGAGCTA CAGCCTTACACTAATAATCGTCGCCAGAACCGAAAGTGTGGGACCTGCGCGGCCTGCTTACGGCGGATGGACTGTGGCCACTGCGACTTCTGCTGCGACAAACCCAAATTCGGGGGCAGCAACCAGAAGCGCCAGAAATGTCGCTGGCGCCAATGCCTGCAGTTTGCCATG AAGCGACTGCTGCCAAGTGTCTGGGCAGAGCCTGAGGAAGGGCCTGAGTCGCCCCCACCCAATCCTCGTCGAAAGAGGCCCAGCTCTACTCGACGGCCCCGAGTGGTAACAACGAAGCCACCCTTGGTCACACCAGCAAGCCAAGAACACTGTGCACAGACTCCAATGAAGCAAGAGGCTGGCAGTAGCTTTGTGCTTCCCCCACCTGGCACAGACCTTGTGTTCTTACGGGAGGGGGCAAGCAGTCCTGTGCAGGTGCCTGGCCCGGCCCCAGCTGCCACAGAaaccctgttgcag GTGAAACAAGAGAAAATGGACACCCCGGAGGACTGGACCCCAGGCacagccatcctgacttctcctgTGTCTCTGCCTGGCTGCCCCAGCAAG GCAGTAGACCCAGAcctgccacctgtgaagcaggagCCACCAGACCCTGAGGAGAACAAGGAAGAGGAGCACAAGACTCACCCTATTTGCTACTCGGCCCCAGATGAGGAGGCAGGAGGGGCTGGCACACCTGTG ATCACGGAGATTTTCAGCCTGGGTGGAACCCGCCTCCGGGACACAGCAGTCTGGTTGCCAAG GGCAGGCAATCGAGAAAGGAAGCTGGACGTAAAGTGTGGAAGACCAAGAACACTTTGGCGCCCACGAGCACGAGCTGGAAACCGCAAGGGTGGCGTGGAACCCATGCCGGTCTCTCACCACCTCCAACTCCGATAA